CCCATCCATGGTTATGCGACCTTCTACCCCTTCTAACCTCATCAAGAAAAACATCATGCAAAGTAGATAATCTAAAAGCTTTTGCAACAACAAATAAATTATTCAATTCTCCAACAGATACAAAGTGAAGTAGTCTACACATATATGTCACACCAATTGAAACCCATTTTGATACATATGCTAAAAAATTTAATGCATCACCAAAGACTATCAATAAACATAATTACTATTTACCAAAGAGCTTTTACCTATCAGTTGATCAGTGAAAAAGACTAATCTTGTAATCTTGGATTCCAACCCTTCATAAAACTCAGTACATCGTTTGTCACTTTACCATTTACAACATCCTTTACAGATTCTTCAATAACTTCTAAAGCTCTTTCCATCAAATCCATTGGAACATTCAATGCAGGAGTTATCCTAATAACGTTACTGTGTTTGCCAACAGTCATAGCCACAACACCTCTTCTCCAAGCAGCCCAGCATATTTTTAAAGCATTTTTTCTATCAGGTGCTTTACTTGCATCATCCTTAACTATCTCCATTCCTATCAAAAGCCCTTTTCCCCTCACATCACCAATAATATTAAATTTTTCACTCAATTTACTTAGTCTTCTAAGTATGTAATCCCCCAAAACCATAGCTCTATTCACAAGATTTTCTCTTTCAATAATTTCTATGGTTTTAAGTGCTGAAATACATGATAAGGGATGTCCAGATAGATAAAAACCTAAGGCAGGTGGTGCCTCAAGAACCTCGCTTTTTCCAATAACAGCTGAAAGAGGCATGCAACCTCCAAGTGCTTTACCAATCACCATTAAATCTGGTTCAACTGAGAAGTGTTCTACACCCCACCACCTACCTGTTCTACCCATGCCTGTCTGAATTTCATCAGCTATGAAAATACCATTAAACGACTTCACTATTTTATATAACTCTTTTAGAAAGTCTTTGGGTGGAACAATGATTCCTCCATCACCTTGAATAGGCTCTACAACAACACCAACAAAATCGTTGTTTAAACTCTTCAAAGTTTTTTCAATCTCTCTTAAAATAGTATTTGTAAGTTCATCTGGTTTCTCATATCCATTGATGTTCCACGGATTTCTATAAGGGTTTGGATAAGGCACAAACACAATGTTTTTATATAACAGGTTTTTACTGGTATCGTTTTGAGCCATTATTTCTGATGTCGATAAAGATAGATATGTTGTTCCATGGTAGGAGCCTTGGAAAGATAGAATAAACTTTTTCTTTGTGTAGAATATTGAGGATGTTAAAGCCATGTCCACGGCATCTGAACCAGAAAAACCAAAAACAATTTTCTTCTTGTAGCTACCAGGTGTAATATTCACTAGTTTTTGAGCAAGTTTTGAAGGTGCTTCGGCGTAGAAATAGCATGTGGGGAAGCTAGTTAGAATCTCTAGCTGCTTCTTCAATGCATCCACAACTTCTGGATGGCTATGCCCAATAATATTGGCAAGTGTTGTAGAAAAATCTATGTATTTTCTGCCATAAGCATCCTCAATTATTGATCCATAAGCTTTTGAAGCTATCAAGGGTAGTTGTTTCCATGAAAAAGACT
The DNA window shown above is from Ignisphaera cupida and carries:
- a CDS encoding aspartate aminotransferase family protein, giving the protein MSKSVEDYIESDERFFPKSFSWKQLPLIASKAYGSIIEDAYGRKYIDFSTTLANIIGHSHPEVVDALKKQLEILTSFPTCYFYAEAPSKLAQKLVNITPGSYKKKIVFGFSGSDAVDMALTSSIFYTKKKFILSFQGSYHGTTYLSLSTSEIMAQNDTSKNLLYKNIVFVPYPNPYRNPWNINGYEKPDELTNTILREIEKTLKSLNNDFVGVVVEPIQGDGGIIVPPKDFLKELYKIVKSFNGIFIADEIQTGMGRTGRWWGVEHFSVEPDLMVIGKALGGCMPLSAVIGKSEVLEAPPALGFYLSGHPLSCISALKTIEIIERENLVNRAMVLGDYILRRLSKLSEKFNIIGDVRGKGLLIGMEIVKDDASKAPDRKNALKICWAAWRRGVVAMTVGKHSNVIRITPALNVPMDLMERALEVIEESVKDVVNGKVTNDVLSFMKGWNPRLQD